The genomic window TGTGAACATGAAGTAGATGGTGCTATTGATGTTGCTAAATATATAGTTCAAGAAATAAAAACAAATATAAATAGTGAAGCTGCAAAACAAATATCTGCTTTAATACATTATAACTATGAAGCAGAAATTAAAAAACGAGGAATTATTACTTCTTCTTTTATTCCACCATATTCTCCTCAAGAAGCATTTGGAGGTGCTGTCTTAAAATGGATTGAAATGGTTGATACTAACAAACCTTGGGATCATAAACTAAAAATAAAAAAACAATTTCATTATTGTGCAGTACATAGACCCCTAAAATCTGGAACCCCTTCAGAATCTTATTATCATAAATATAATTATCATGATTATTATTTAGATGTTTGGTCTAATATACATTATGGTTTTGTAGGTCGATATTGTGGATTTTCTGAAGACACTTTATTAACAGGGTCAGATATTCAACAATTAATTACAAACATTAAACATTTTAATTTTAAAGGCGGTGATGATCCTGCTGATAAAATTACAATGCAGCTAGGGATGGATTTATATTCTAAATACAAAGACAATATTTCTAAATTAACTTATCAAGTAATACTAGATGAGCTTGAAAATTTAAAATATATTGGAGAATCAAGGCTGATTCATTATTGTTTTGATTTAAATGGAGATAGATTTCACCCAGTATGAAAATAAAAAAAATACTAATTACTTTTTCCATTCTTGTTTTTTTCTCATTAATAGTTGAATCGATTTGTCCTAAAATTGTAATTTATGGAGCTCCTAATATTAAGGCAAAAGTTCAAGTTGTAATGGATTTTTATGACAAATATTATGATGGTGATGTATCACTTTGGTATGTTGATAAATTAAAAAATTCGACAAAAGAAAAACAACTCAATCCGAAAAAGTATATCTTATTTAACTACCCAATTATATATGATAAAAAAGGAAGTAAGAATTTTATAATCATGTATTATATGTATGATAATGAAAATACAAGTTTTCACCGTATTTATATAAATGCCGATTTACTTTATTTTCACAGAATTGAATTTTCTCTTGATGATTCTGGTCAAATTATTAACAGTTATATAAAAAAATATCCTTGGAGTAAAAAAATTGAATATAATTTATAATGAATATGAAAAAACATACTTTAAAACAATTAAAGATGATTGGAAATTAATTGAATGTAATTCACTTCCCAAAAAATGAGGCATAAGGAATCAACTTTCTGCTGTAACAGCAACTGGCTGGGATGTAATGAAATGTGAAGGCTTTACAGCAACAGCAACAATGAAAGATGTGCCTCTGAAAATTGGCGGTGAATATTGCTGGGAAGATAATGCAAGAGGATATGACCCACATAAAGTTACGCAGATCAATTCAGCGGATTTTACAGATGAAGCTGAAGCCATGGAAATCGCCAAGGCAGTTATCTTAAAGAGATCCTTGCAATTTCAAACCTGTGAAGCAAAGACTGAAGGAAACTATCATATAAGACCTGGAAACAGAATTACTATAAAATACCTTGGAAAAGAAAGCGATGGTGAATACTTAGTTTCATCTGTAGAACATACCTTTAATGTTCTTGATGGCTATTTTACAACATGCCATTTAAAAAGAAACTTTTGTGAAATAAGTAATAAATCTGGAACTATAAGTGAAATAGACAAAGAACGAGCAGATAATCAAACTGCTGGCACTGAATCAAATGTAATTTCTACTGGTAGCGGAAACCAGACAGATGAACAGAATAATGCAGAAGAAACTAATGATAAAGAAAAGAATCCTGCAATTTCAAATCCACACTGGGAAGATACAAACGGCAATACAATTACAAAAGCTCTTGTTG from Treponema succinifaciens DSM 2489 includes these protein-coding regions:
- a CDS encoding polymorphic toxin type 44 domain-containing protein; protein product: MSGIKVKEEKIKDKTGVWYLAADILKKNGIKNTGGNQYVLMCWLKDKNASVVKSDFIQRNSIVKIPASKIEILQIFCKELKLNQTCTEYFDLIECEHEVDGAIDVAKYIVQEIKTNINSEAAKQISALIHYNYEAEIKKRGIITSSFIPPYSPQEAFGGAVLKWIEMVDTNKPWDHKLKIKKQFHYCAVHRPLKSGTPSESYYHKYNYHDYYLDVWSNIHYGFVGRYCGFSEDTLLTGSDIQQLITNIKHFNFKGGDDPADKITMQLGMDLYSKYKDNISKLTYQVILDELENLKYIGESRLIHYCFDLNGDRFHPV